A stretch of Carya illinoinensis cultivar Pawnee chromosome 14, C.illinoinensisPawnee_v1, whole genome shotgun sequence DNA encodes these proteins:
- the LOC122293210 gene encoding putative disease resistance RPP13-like protein 1 isoform X1, which translates to MTEVGVAFLSGILGVVFHKMASPRVVDFICRRKSTDALLKKLEIALLPMNMVLEDAEDKQFTNPNVKKWIDELKDVAYDAEDILDEIATEALRCELDAEFQSAAGKVGNRISSTFINPFVHHIEPKIKKVLVKLEDLAKQKVDMGLQVGVGGKQNPERLSTSYVLESDTFGRDDDKKKVIDLLLPSHGGGNEMCLIAIFGMGGIGKTTLAQLVYNDDRVKQYFDLKIWFCTSEEFDVPKVKKSIIEQANLSACYTKDPEQLQDTLKKNLIGRKFLLVLDDVWSEKPIHREFLGQLLQYGFQGSKILVTTRNESVALAMHAIATHHLMELSNADCWSIFEKHAFRDGSANADPKIKEIGTQIVKKCKGLPLAIKAIGDLLWSELDVEKWTKILKSDLWDLSLEETTILPALRLSYKYLPSYLKRCFAYCSIFPKDHIFKKDELVLLWMAEGFLHESKTEKMEEVGNRYFDTLVSRSLFQQSSENNLGFVMHDLVNDLAKYVSGQFGFTLEGDSSKEIMKMTRYLSYFGGSLDNFDKIEEDLYKAKHLRTFLKLGSSWGTEIKMPRAWCLRVLSLDGMKIIKLSDSISKMKHLRYLDFSSTKIKCLPNSVCNLCNLQTLKLSNCRCLDRLPRDMRKLKNLRHLEIDNTQALKKMPTQMGKLKYLQTLTKFIISKHNGSCIGELGKLINLRGKLSIWELQNVRSAEDALDAGLKDKDYLEELVLQWNPTNKFGICESQRGVLENLQPHENLKSLTINYYCGKGFPDWIAKLHSLSNISHMELRNCNYCGSLPPLGQLHFLNELYIDGFDGVVTVDTEFYGNSSLMKPFGRLKILALENMSNWESWFHLSTKNEIETFYPLEKLYIKNCPKLRGRLPVHLPSLAELDVIDCQHLEGSLLIDSFPVLTRIRINGNDNLESLVSLEQHEHDAIKGFNSCLQRLQIGKCFSLASLPRDGLLSKLKSLRINDCMKLEFPMHSPYSSLRLLCLMDCCDSLMSFPLGLFPNLDNILIKGCRNLQSLEQHEGYSVISYIKIRECPSFVSFPKGGLRAPKLETFSLENCESLRSMPDKMDQFLPSLSIMEIKDCPKIELFPEGGLPSALVKIDIRSCKRLIANWMVWGLQILPTLFWLQISGRESEDVESFPGKLLLPTTLTSLQINSFKNLKSLEKEGFQNLPSLVQLLINDCPKLKYMPEEGFLTSLRFLRIRKCPMLEKELERKKGKEWLKVAHVPNIWSDNRRIQGDERAVPEMSRIDFNKVLRRNLIEEKMGQKAESSNSGMDSADHWDSQPSTFTTTVSKIWGCCVVEVVECYNSHVVDSISSKVVHSVVYFSGFICAQLCY; encoded by the exons ATGACCGAGGTGGGAGTGGCATTTCTCTCTGGCATCCTTGGAGTGGTATTCCATAAAATGGCTTCTCCAAGAGTCGTTGATTTCATCTGCAGACGAAAATCAACCGACGCACTCTTAAAGAAGTTGGAGATAGCATTGTTGCCGATGAATATGGTGCTGGAAGATGCAGAAGACAAGCAATTTACGAATCCTAACGTGAAAAAGTGGATTGATGAGTTGAAAGATGTTGCCTATGATGCAGAAGACATATTGGATGAGATTGCTACTGAAGCCCTCCGATGCGAGTTGGATGCTGAATTCCAATCCGCTGCAGGAAAGGTAGGAAAccgcatctctagtactttcaTTAATCCTTTTGTCCATCATATAGAGCCAAAGATAAAAAAGGTACTTGTTAAACTAGAAGATTTGGCAAAACAAAAGGTTGATATGGGTCTACAAGTGGGAGTTGGAGGAAAACAAAATCCAGAAAGGTTGTCCACTTCTTATGTCCTAGAGTCTGACACTTTTGGTAGGGATGATGACAAGAAAAAAGTAATTGACTTATTGCTCCCTTCTCATGGGGGAGGCAATGAAATGTGTTTGATTGCCATTTTTGGCATGGGGGGAATCGGCAAGACCACCCTTGCTCAACTGGTATACAATGATGATAGGGTGAAACAATATTTCGACCTTAAAATATGGTTTTGTACTTCAGAAGAATTTGATGTGCCCAAGGTAAAGAAATCAATTATAGAGCAAGCAAATTTGTCAGCTTGTTATACTAAAGATCCAGAGCAGCTTCAAGATACACTAAAGAAGAATTTGATTGGGAGGAAATTTCTCCTTGTTTTGGATGATGTTTGGAGTGAGAAACCCATTCATCGGGAGTTCCTAGGCCAACTCTTGCAATATGGGTTTCAAGGAAGTAAGATCCTTGTCACCACAAGGAATGAAAGTGTTGCATTGGCCATGCACGCTATTGCAACCCATCATCTAATGGAATTATCAAATGCTGATTGCTGGTCAATTTTTGAAAAACATGCATTTCGTGATGGTAGTGCCAACGCAGATCCAAAGATAAAAGAAATAGGGACACAAATTGTGAAAAAGTGCAAAGGTCTACCTTTAGCAATCAAAGCCATTGGTGATCTGTTGTGGTCTGAATTAGATGTTGAGAAATGGACAAAAATATTGAAGAGCGATTTATGGGATCTTTCACTGGAGGAGACAACCATCCTTCCAGCTTTGAGATTAAGTTATAAGTATCTCCCTTCATATTTAAAACGATGCTTTGCTTATTGTTCAATATTTCCAAAAGATCATATTTTTAAGAAAGATGAATTAGTTTTATTATGGATGGCGGAAGGTTTCTTGCATGAatccaaaacagaaaaaatggaagaagtTGGTAATCGTTACTTCGACACTCTTGTATCAAGATCATTATTTCAACAATCAAGTGAAAATAACTTAGGTTTTGTAATGCACGATCTTGTGAATGATTTGGCAAAATATGTATCCGGTCAATTTGGCTTTACGTTGGAGGGTGATAGTTCAAAAGAAATTATGAAGATGACTcgatatttatcatatttcgGTGGAAGTTTGGATAACTTTGACAAGATTGAAGAGGATCTTTACAAGGCCAAGCATTTGCGCACTTTCCTGAAATTAGGATCCAGTTGGGGTACTGAAATCAAAATGCCAAGGGCATGGTGCTTAAGAGTTCTCTCTCTCGACGGTATGAAGATAATTAAGTTGTCTGATTCAATTAGCAAGATGAAACATCTACGTTATTTGGATTTTTCTTCCACAAAAATTAAATGCTTGCCAAATTCCGTGTGTAATTTGTGCAATTTGCAAACGTTGAAGTTATCAAATTGTCGGTGTTTGGATAGATTGCCAAGAGATATGAGGAAACTCAAAAATTTACGTCATCTTGAAATTGATAATACTCAAGCTCTAAAGAAGATGCCGACACAAATGGGTAAACTGAAATATCTTCAGACGTTGACCAAATTCATCATCAGCAAACACAATGGGTCTTGCATTGGAGAATTGGGAAAACTAATAAATCTACGGGGAAAGCTTTCAATTTGGGAGCTCCAAAATGTTAGATCAGCCGAGGATGCTTTGGATGCAGGCTTGAAGGATAAGGATTACCTCGAGGAGTTGGTGTTACAATGGAATCCCACAAACAAATTTGGTATTTGTGAAAGCCAAAGAGGTGTACTTGAAAATCTGCAGCCCCATGAAAACTTGAAAAGTCTCACCATTAACTACTACTGCGGGAAAGGTTTTCCAGACTGGATAGCAAAGCTTCATTCATTGTCTAATATATCACATATGGAATTAAGAAATTGCAACTATTGTGGTTCCTTGCCACCACTTGGGCAGCTACATTTTCTTAATGAACTCTACATTGATGGGTTCGATGGAGTTGTCACTGTGGATACGGAGTTTTATGGAAATAGTTCTTTAATGAAGCCATTTGGAAGATTGAAGATTCTAGCGCTGGAGAATATGTCCAATTGGGAAAGCTGGTTTCATTTGAGCAccaaaaatgaaattgaaactttttatcCACTTGAAAAGTTGTATATTAAGAACTGCCCCAAGCTCAGAGGACGGTTGCCTGTACATCTTCCTTCGTTAGCCGAACTTGATGTTATAGATTGTCAACATCTCGAGGGTTCGCTCCTCATAGACTCTTTCCCAGTACTTACCCGTATAAGAATAAACGGGAATGATAATTTGGAATCTCTGGTAAGTCTAGAacaacatgaacatgatgcaATAAAGGGCTTCAATAGTTGTCTTCAACGACTACAAATTGGCAAGTGTTTCTCGCTTGCGTCCCTTCCTAGGGATGGTTTACTCTCAAAATTGAAATCACTTCGCATTAATGATTGTATGAAGTTGGAGTTCCCCATGCACTCGCCTTATTCATCCCTTCGATTATTGTGCTTGATGGATTGTTGTGATTCCTTGATGTCCTTTCCCTTAGGCCTATTCCCAAATCTAGACAATATTCTAATCAAGGGATGCAGGAATTTGCAATCTCTAGAACAACATGAAGGTTATTCAGtgatatcatatataaaaatacggGAATGTCCTAGTTTTGTATCTTTTCCGAAAGGAGGATTGCGTGCCCCTAAGCTTGAAactttttctcttgaaaattgTGAGAGCCTAAGGTCAATGCCTGATAAGATGGACCAATTCCTTCCATCTCTTTCTATTATGGAGATAAAAGATTGTCCCAAAATTGAGTTGTTTCCTGAAGGGGGGTTGCCTTCCGCTCtcgtgaaaattgacattcgcAGCTGTAAGAGACTCATTGCAAACTGGATGGTATGGGGTTTGCAAATCCTCCCCACTCTTTTTTGGTTGCAAATTAGTGGCAGGGAATCAGAAGATGTGGAGTCCTTTCCTGGGAAGTTGTTGCTTCCCACCACTCTGACCAGTCTTCAAatcaattcatttaaaaatttgaaatctttggaGAAGGAGGGGTTTCAAAACCTCCCCTCCCTTGTGCAATTGCTGATCAATGACTGTCCCAAGCTCAAGTACATGCCAGAAGAGGGATTCCTAACCTCTCTTCGTTTTCTACGTATAAGGAAGTGTCCTATGTTGGAGAAAGaattggaaaggaaaaaaggaaaagaatggcTCAAGGTGGCTCACGTCCCTAACATATGGTCTGATAACCGAAGAATTCAAGGAGATGAAAGGGCAG TTCCTGAAATGTCGAGGATCGATTTTAACAAGGTCCTTCGCCGCAACCTTATTGAGGAAAAGATG GGTCAAAAGGCCGAAAGTTCAAATTCTGGAATGGACTCTGCCGATCATTGGGACAGTCAACCTTCAACGTTTACGAcaacagtttcaaaaatatggGGGTGTTGTGTTGTCGAGGTGGTTGAGTGTTACAATTCTCATGTAGTTGATTCCATTTCCAGTAAAGTTGTTCATTCAGTTGTCTATTTTTCTGGGTTTATTTGTGCACAACTTTGTTACTGA
- the LOC122293210 gene encoding putative disease resistance RPP13-like protein 1 isoform X4, translating to MTEVGVAFLSGILGVVFHKMASPRVVDFICRRKSTDALLKKLEIALLPMNMVLEDAEDKQFTNPNVKKWIDELKDVAYDAEDILDEIATEALRCELDAEFQSAAGKVGNRISSTFINPFVHHIEPKIKKVLVKLEDLAKQKVDMGLQVGVGGKQNPERLSTSYVLESDTFGRDDDKKKVIDLLLPSHGGGNEMCLIAIFGMGGIGKTTLAQLVYNDDRVKQYFDLKIWFCTSEEFDVPKVKKSIIEQANLSACYTKDPEQLQDTLKKNLIGRKFLLVLDDVWSEKPIHREFLGQLLQYGFQGSKILVTTRNESVALAMHAIATHHLMELSNADCWSIFEKHAFRDGSANADPKIKEIGTQIVKKCKGLPLAIKAIGDLLWSELDVEKWTKILKSDLWDLSLEETTILPALRLSYKYLPSYLKRCFAYCSIFPKDHIFKKDELVLLWMAEGFLHESKTEKMEEVGNRYFDTLVSRSLFQQSSENNLGFVMHDLVNDLAKYVSGQFGFTLEGDSSKEIMKMTRYLSYFGGSLDNFDKIEEDLYKAKHLRTFLKLGSSWGTEIKMPRAWCLRVLSLDGMKIIKLSDSISKMKHLRYLDFSSTKIKCLPNSVCNLCNLQTLKLSNCRCLDRLPRDMRKLKNLRHLEIDNTQALKKMPTQMGKLKYLQTLTKFIISKHNGSCIGELGKLINLRGKLSIWELQNVRSAEDALDAGLKDKDYLEELVLQWNPTNKFGICESQRGVLENLQPHENLKSLTINYYCGKGFPDWIAKLHSLSNISHMELRNCNYCGSLPPLGQLHFLNELYIDGFDGVVTVDTEFYGNSSLMKPFGRLKILALENMSNWESWFHLSTKNEIETFYPLEKLYIKNCPKLRGRLPVHLPSLAELDVIDCQHLEGSLLIDSFPVLTRIRINGNDNLESLVSLEQHEHDAIKGFNSCLQRLQIGKCFSLASLPRDGLLSKLKSLRINDCMKLEFPMHSPYSSLRLLCLMDCCDSLMSFPLGLFPNLDNILIKGCRNLQSLEQHEGYSVISYIKIRECPSFVSFPKGGLRAPKLETFSLENCESLRSMPDKMDQFLPSLSIMEIKDCPKIELFPEGGLPSALVKIDIRSCKRLIANWMVWGLQILPTLFWLQISGRESEDVESFPGKLLLPTTLTSLQINSFKNLKSLEKEGFQNLPSLVQLLINDCPKLKYMPEEGFLTSLRFLRIRKCPMLEKELERKKGKEWLKVAHVPNIWSDNRRIQGDERAVPEMSRIDFNKVLRRNLIEEKMG from the exons ATGACCGAGGTGGGAGTGGCATTTCTCTCTGGCATCCTTGGAGTGGTATTCCATAAAATGGCTTCTCCAAGAGTCGTTGATTTCATCTGCAGACGAAAATCAACCGACGCACTCTTAAAGAAGTTGGAGATAGCATTGTTGCCGATGAATATGGTGCTGGAAGATGCAGAAGACAAGCAATTTACGAATCCTAACGTGAAAAAGTGGATTGATGAGTTGAAAGATGTTGCCTATGATGCAGAAGACATATTGGATGAGATTGCTACTGAAGCCCTCCGATGCGAGTTGGATGCTGAATTCCAATCCGCTGCAGGAAAGGTAGGAAAccgcatctctagtactttcaTTAATCCTTTTGTCCATCATATAGAGCCAAAGATAAAAAAGGTACTTGTTAAACTAGAAGATTTGGCAAAACAAAAGGTTGATATGGGTCTACAAGTGGGAGTTGGAGGAAAACAAAATCCAGAAAGGTTGTCCACTTCTTATGTCCTAGAGTCTGACACTTTTGGTAGGGATGATGACAAGAAAAAAGTAATTGACTTATTGCTCCCTTCTCATGGGGGAGGCAATGAAATGTGTTTGATTGCCATTTTTGGCATGGGGGGAATCGGCAAGACCACCCTTGCTCAACTGGTATACAATGATGATAGGGTGAAACAATATTTCGACCTTAAAATATGGTTTTGTACTTCAGAAGAATTTGATGTGCCCAAGGTAAAGAAATCAATTATAGAGCAAGCAAATTTGTCAGCTTGTTATACTAAAGATCCAGAGCAGCTTCAAGATACACTAAAGAAGAATTTGATTGGGAGGAAATTTCTCCTTGTTTTGGATGATGTTTGGAGTGAGAAACCCATTCATCGGGAGTTCCTAGGCCAACTCTTGCAATATGGGTTTCAAGGAAGTAAGATCCTTGTCACCACAAGGAATGAAAGTGTTGCATTGGCCATGCACGCTATTGCAACCCATCATCTAATGGAATTATCAAATGCTGATTGCTGGTCAATTTTTGAAAAACATGCATTTCGTGATGGTAGTGCCAACGCAGATCCAAAGATAAAAGAAATAGGGACACAAATTGTGAAAAAGTGCAAAGGTCTACCTTTAGCAATCAAAGCCATTGGTGATCTGTTGTGGTCTGAATTAGATGTTGAGAAATGGACAAAAATATTGAAGAGCGATTTATGGGATCTTTCACTGGAGGAGACAACCATCCTTCCAGCTTTGAGATTAAGTTATAAGTATCTCCCTTCATATTTAAAACGATGCTTTGCTTATTGTTCAATATTTCCAAAAGATCATATTTTTAAGAAAGATGAATTAGTTTTATTATGGATGGCGGAAGGTTTCTTGCATGAatccaaaacagaaaaaatggaagaagtTGGTAATCGTTACTTCGACACTCTTGTATCAAGATCATTATTTCAACAATCAAGTGAAAATAACTTAGGTTTTGTAATGCACGATCTTGTGAATGATTTGGCAAAATATGTATCCGGTCAATTTGGCTTTACGTTGGAGGGTGATAGTTCAAAAGAAATTATGAAGATGACTcgatatttatcatatttcgGTGGAAGTTTGGATAACTTTGACAAGATTGAAGAGGATCTTTACAAGGCCAAGCATTTGCGCACTTTCCTGAAATTAGGATCCAGTTGGGGTACTGAAATCAAAATGCCAAGGGCATGGTGCTTAAGAGTTCTCTCTCTCGACGGTATGAAGATAATTAAGTTGTCTGATTCAATTAGCAAGATGAAACATCTACGTTATTTGGATTTTTCTTCCACAAAAATTAAATGCTTGCCAAATTCCGTGTGTAATTTGTGCAATTTGCAAACGTTGAAGTTATCAAATTGTCGGTGTTTGGATAGATTGCCAAGAGATATGAGGAAACTCAAAAATTTACGTCATCTTGAAATTGATAATACTCAAGCTCTAAAGAAGATGCCGACACAAATGGGTAAACTGAAATATCTTCAGACGTTGACCAAATTCATCATCAGCAAACACAATGGGTCTTGCATTGGAGAATTGGGAAAACTAATAAATCTACGGGGAAAGCTTTCAATTTGGGAGCTCCAAAATGTTAGATCAGCCGAGGATGCTTTGGATGCAGGCTTGAAGGATAAGGATTACCTCGAGGAGTTGGTGTTACAATGGAATCCCACAAACAAATTTGGTATTTGTGAAAGCCAAAGAGGTGTACTTGAAAATCTGCAGCCCCATGAAAACTTGAAAAGTCTCACCATTAACTACTACTGCGGGAAAGGTTTTCCAGACTGGATAGCAAAGCTTCATTCATTGTCTAATATATCACATATGGAATTAAGAAATTGCAACTATTGTGGTTCCTTGCCACCACTTGGGCAGCTACATTTTCTTAATGAACTCTACATTGATGGGTTCGATGGAGTTGTCACTGTGGATACGGAGTTTTATGGAAATAGTTCTTTAATGAAGCCATTTGGAAGATTGAAGATTCTAGCGCTGGAGAATATGTCCAATTGGGAAAGCTGGTTTCATTTGAGCAccaaaaatgaaattgaaactttttatcCACTTGAAAAGTTGTATATTAAGAACTGCCCCAAGCTCAGAGGACGGTTGCCTGTACATCTTCCTTCGTTAGCCGAACTTGATGTTATAGATTGTCAACATCTCGAGGGTTCGCTCCTCATAGACTCTTTCCCAGTACTTACCCGTATAAGAATAAACGGGAATGATAATTTGGAATCTCTGGTAAGTCTAGAacaacatgaacatgatgcaATAAAGGGCTTCAATAGTTGTCTTCAACGACTACAAATTGGCAAGTGTTTCTCGCTTGCGTCCCTTCCTAGGGATGGTTTACTCTCAAAATTGAAATCACTTCGCATTAATGATTGTATGAAGTTGGAGTTCCCCATGCACTCGCCTTATTCATCCCTTCGATTATTGTGCTTGATGGATTGTTGTGATTCCTTGATGTCCTTTCCCTTAGGCCTATTCCCAAATCTAGACAATATTCTAATCAAGGGATGCAGGAATTTGCAATCTCTAGAACAACATGAAGGTTATTCAGtgatatcatatataaaaatacggGAATGTCCTAGTTTTGTATCTTTTCCGAAAGGAGGATTGCGTGCCCCTAAGCTTGAAactttttctcttgaaaattgTGAGAGCCTAAGGTCAATGCCTGATAAGATGGACCAATTCCTTCCATCTCTTTCTATTATGGAGATAAAAGATTGTCCCAAAATTGAGTTGTTTCCTGAAGGGGGGTTGCCTTCCGCTCtcgtgaaaattgacattcgcAGCTGTAAGAGACTCATTGCAAACTGGATGGTATGGGGTTTGCAAATCCTCCCCACTCTTTTTTGGTTGCAAATTAGTGGCAGGGAATCAGAAGATGTGGAGTCCTTTCCTGGGAAGTTGTTGCTTCCCACCACTCTGACCAGTCTTCAAatcaattcatttaaaaatttgaaatctttggaGAAGGAGGGGTTTCAAAACCTCCCCTCCCTTGTGCAATTGCTGATCAATGACTGTCCCAAGCTCAAGTACATGCCAGAAGAGGGATTCCTAACCTCTCTTCGTTTTCTACGTATAAGGAAGTGTCCTATGTTGGAGAAAGaattggaaaggaaaaaaggaaaagaatggcTCAAGGTGGCTCACGTCCCTAACATATGGTCTGATAACCGAAGAATTCAAGGAGATGAAAGGGCAG TTCCTGAAATGTCGAGGATCGATTTTAACAAGGTCCTTCGCCGCAACCTTATTGAGGAAAAGATG GGCTAG